From Anopheles coluzzii chromosome 3, AcolN3, whole genome shotgun sequence, the proteins below share one genomic window:
- the LOC120955061 gene encoding uncharacterized protein LOC120955061 gives MPPSTQGRGAAVSQLPVPERKPDYYIGPTGRPVLTMGLDRTSPGTCDSANGTGNSKLNKCLYNLTIRNAGYPTSNNDRHGSVSSSNSRRVSNKTEHDITSAPARGHCSKSPPQISGSGRFGTAPDTGGRRQPMVSTAGGWSSTAAYQKPASSGICGPSPPAAAATRLLAARSSGGGTRPQSEATGGSRPGSLVLQQQCRYSNHHKQLDNRLSYQRSYDRNIFGYDKPSTNQIVLPPLQI, from the exons ATGCCACCTAGTACACAGGGTAGAGGAGCAGCAGTAAGTCAGCTACCCGTGCCGGAACGCAAGCCGGACTACTACATCGGCCCAACCGGACGTCCCGTTTTGACCATGGGCCTCGATCGAACGAGCCCGGGTACATGTGATTCAGCCAACGGCACAGGCAACAGCAAGTTAAACAAATGCTTATACAACCTCACAATACGGAACGCGGGATATCCCACCAGCAATAACGATCGTCACGGAtctgtcagcagcagcaacagcaggagAGTGAGCAATAAAACCGAACATGATATAACGAGCGCACCGGCGAGAGGTCACTGCAGTAAATCACCCCCACAGATTTCGGGATCCGGTCGGTTCGGTACAGCGCCTGACACTGGTGGTCGGCGTCAGCCGATGGTATCGACTGCGGGCGGGTGGTCTTCAACGGCCGCCTATCAAAAACCGGCCAGCAGTGGAATCTGTGGGCCGTCAccgccagcagctgctgccaCGCGATTGCTTGCCGCACGATCATCCGGCGGCGGTACGAGACCTCAATCGGAAGCTACTGGCGGCAGCAGGCCAGGTTCGCTCGTTCTACAGCAACAGTGCAG ATATTCTAATCACCACAAGCAGTTGGACAATCGATTAAGCTACCAGCGCAGCTACGATCGCAACATCTTTGGGTACGATAAACCATCAACAAATCAGATCGTGCTGCCACCGTTGCAGATCTAA